The following is a genomic window from Candidatus Omnitrophota bacterium.
ATTTCGGACCCAAGATACCCGACGGGAAAACTTTTACCATCGTCGCGCCGGCGCAATGCGCCCGGTATATCTCGGCCGGAGTAAATGCTCCCGGAAACACGGGGATAGCCTTATCGACGCAATACTCCACAACTTCGTCGATCATAACCGGCGTCACTATGAACGTCGCCCCCGCGTCGAGAGCCGATTTAAGAGTCTCCACATTCAGTACGGTGCCGGCGCCTATCATAAGACGTGACCGCGCCGCTTTCACCGCCGAACGAATAAGCGCCGGAGCGTTCGCCGTATTCATAGTTATCTCGAGCGTCCCGCCCCCCGCAAATATCATAGACTCGACGATTGGAGCTACGACATCGGCTTCGATGCCTCTTACAATACCCATTACCGGCAGTTTTTTAAATCGCGCTATGTCCATTTAATCTAAATCCGTCGCGGCTAAGCTTTCGTAAAATTCCCTGTAATTTTCTTTTTTCGGCCCGCCGCGCAATTCCATTGCCGCCTTCGGATGCTCGTCGAGCATTCCGGTAA
Proteins encoded in this region:
- a CDS encoding bifunctional 4-hydroxy-2-oxoglutarate aldolase/2-dehydro-3-deoxy-phosphogluconate aldolase, translating into MDIARFKKLPVMGIVRGIEADVVAPIVESMIFAGGGTLEITMNTANAPALIRSAVKAARSRLMIGAGTVLNVETLKSALDAGATFIVTPVMIDEVVEYCVDKAIPVFPGAFTPAEIYRAHCAGATMVKVFPSGILGPKYFSEIKGPFADIELMACGGVTAENLPDYFSAGADAVAFGAGVFRREWLSGGKFDRIMDEIRRIVDSFKRTGTR